A genomic region of Ammospiza nelsoni isolate bAmmNel1 chromosome 3, bAmmNel1.pri, whole genome shotgun sequence contains the following coding sequences:
- the FAM98A gene encoding protein FAM98A, translating into MEFELLENDVLESLEDLGYKGPLLDDGALAQAVSHGASSPEFTKLCAWLVSELRLFCKLEENVQATNSPNEAEEFQLEMSGLLSEMNCPYASLTSGDVTKRLHNQKNCLLLLTYLISELEAARMLCVNAPPKKAQEGGGSEVFQELKGICIALGMSKPPANITMFQFFSGIEKKLKETLAKVPPNHVGKPLLKKQLGPAHWEKIEAINQAIANEYEVRRKLLVKRLDVTVQSFGWSDRAKSQTEKLAKVYQPKRALLSTKCTISIANLLAARQDLSKIMRTSSGSIREKTACAINKVLMGRVPDRGGRPNEIEPPPPEMPPWQKRPEGGSQQGGGRGGRGGYDSSYGGRGGYDHGGHDRGGRGGYESSYGGRGGHEQGSHDRGGRGGRGGYDHGGRGGGRGNKFQGGWTDGGSGGYQDGGYRESNYRDAGFQTGGYHGGGGYQGGGYGGYQSSSYSGSGYQGGGGGGGYQQDNRYQDGGSHSDRGGGRGGGRGGRGGRGGRGGQGGGWGGRGGQNFNQGGQFEQHFQHGGYQYNQSGFGQGRHFTS; encoded by the exons ATGGAGTTCGAGCTCCTGGAGAACGATGTGCTGGAGTCGCTGGAGGACCTGGG TTACAAAGGTCCCTTGTTAGACGACGGCGCGCTGGCTCAGGCGGTCTCCCATGGAGCCAGCTCCCCTGAATTCACCAAACTCTGCGCTTGGCTGGTGTCTGAGTTACGGCTCTTCTGTAAACTGGAGGAGAACGTGCAGGCAACCAACA gtcCAAATGAAGCAGAAGAATTTCAGCTTGAAATGAGTGGGCTGCTGTCTGAAATGAACTGTCCATATGCATCATTAACATCAGGAGATGTGACAAAACGCCTTCATAATCAAAAGAACTGTCTCTTGCTGCTTA CATACCTCATCTCAGAACTGGAAGCTGCCAGAATGCTGTGTGTGAATGCCCCTCCTAAAAAAGCCCAGGAAGGGGGTGGCAGTGAAGTCTTTCAGGAGCTGAAAGGCATCTGCATTGCTTTAGGCATGTCCAAGCCTCCCGCCAACATAACGATGTTCCAGTTCTTCAGCggaattgaaaaaaaa CTGAAGGAAACTCTAGCAAAGGTTCCACCTAATCATGTTGGAAAACCTTTATTAAAGAAACAACTGGGACCAGCTCACTGG gaaaaaattgaaGCAATTAATCAAGCCATAGCCAACGAATACGAAGTCCGAAGAAAACTGTTAGTCAAACGTTTGGATGTTACTGTGCAATCCTTCGGCTGGTCAGACAGAGCTAAG AGTCAAACAGAAAAACTGGCTAAAGTCTACCAGCCAAAACGTGCCCTCTTATCTACTAAGTGCACTATATCAATTGCAAATCTCTTGGCAGCTCGGCAGGATCTGTCCAAGATTATGAGAACAAGCAGTGGATCCATCCGAGAGAAGACTGCATGTGCCATTAATAAG GTGCTAATGGGCAGAGTGCCTGACAGAGGAGGAAGGCCCAATGAAATAGAACCTCCACCTCCTGAGATGCCACCGTGGCAGAAAAGACCAGAGGGTGGCTCACAGCAAGGCGGtggcagaggaggcagaggtGGCTACGACTCTTCCTACGGAGGGCGGGGAGGTTACGACCACGGGGGTCACGAccgaggaggaagaggaggctaCGAGTCATCGTACGGAGGGCGAGGAGGTCACGAACAAGGGAGCCATGATCGAGGGGGACGAGGAGGACGTGGTGGTTATGATCATGGTGGccgaggaggaggaagaggaaacaAGTTTCAAGGAGGCTGGACAGATGGCGGAAGTGGTGGCTACCAGGATGGCGGCTACAGGGAGAGCAACTACAGAGATGCAGGTTTTCAAACAGGTGGCTACCATGGTGGTGGTGGCTACCAAGGAGGAGGCTATGGTGGCTACCAGTCATCTTCTTATTCTGGAAGTGGCTACCaggggggtggtggtggtggtggttaCCAGCAAGACAACAGATACCAAGATGGCGGGTCCCACAGTGACCGAGGGGGTGGCCGTGGAGGAGGGAGGGGCGGCCGTGGCGGGCGCGGTGGCCGAGGAGGTCAAGGAGGCGGCTGGGGGGGCAGAGGTGGACAGAACTTTAATCAAGGAGGGCAGTttgagcagcacttccagcatGGAGGTTATCAGTATAATCAATCTGGCTTTGGACAAGGAAGACACTTCACCAGCTGA